A window of the Chthoniobacterales bacterium genome harbors these coding sequences:
- the glgB gene encoding 1,4-alpha-glucan branching protein GlgB has protein sequence MKPTVPPEELAAFLDARHSDPFHTLGMRRAGGTVAVRVFRPDLASVEVIDATNRTRAFKAKKIHTDGFFEAVLPAGAAEFPYLLRMRSHTGTEWEERDPYSFGRILGDTDVYLHAEGNHWDLYNKFGAHLTEIDGVQGTVFCVWAPNAQRVSVVGDFNHWDGRVHVMRRLVGSGVWEIFIPGIKEGTHYKFEIKGCHGDVFLKSDPFAFYGQHGLQTASIVCDLDRFQWSDEAWMEYRAKQAWHKRPLSIYEVHLGSWQRMPEDNNRPLSYIELSHRLIPYCLDMGFTHIELMPIAEHPYDGSWGYQVAGYYAPTSRFGNPDEFRHFIDNCHKAGIGVILDWVPAHFPKDAHGLARFDGTHLYEHEDPRQGEHRDWGTHIFNYGRNEVRNFLIANGLFWFDRYHIDGLRVDAVASMLYLDYSREPGQWVPNCFGGRENLDAIYFLKRFNEVSYERFPGIINIAEESTAWPGVSRPTYLGGLGFSFKWNMGWMHDFLHYMSLDPVYRRYHQGSITFSLLYAFHEHFILVLSHDEVVHGKGSLLGKMPGDMWQKFANLRMFYGLMWAHPGKKLLFQGGEFGQWEEWRYNQSLDWHLTQFPLHAGLSRLVQHLNHIYKSYPAFYELDDTHEGFEWIDFHDSDNSVVAFLRKSLDGQILVFAMNATPVVRSGYRIGVPETGFYREILNTDSEVYGGGNVGNMGGLPSDAIPWQGRDHSIQIELPPLAIVGFVLE, from the coding sequence AAAATCCACACGGACGGATTTTTCGAAGCCGTCCTTCCCGCCGGCGCGGCGGAGTTTCCCTACTTGCTGCGGATGCGCAGCCACACGGGAACGGAATGGGAGGAGCGCGATCCTTATTCGTTCGGGCGAATCCTGGGTGACACGGATGTCTATCTGCATGCCGAGGGCAACCACTGGGACCTTTACAACAAATTCGGCGCACACTTGACCGAGATCGACGGGGTTCAGGGCACCGTGTTCTGCGTTTGGGCGCCCAACGCGCAACGCGTCAGCGTGGTCGGGGATTTCAACCACTGGGACGGGCGCGTCCACGTCATGCGCAGGCTCGTGGGCAGCGGCGTATGGGAAATTTTCATTCCCGGCATCAAGGAGGGCACGCACTACAAGTTCGAGATCAAGGGCTGCCACGGTGACGTCTTTCTCAAAAGCGACCCGTTCGCTTTCTACGGCCAGCACGGGCTGCAGACCGCCTCCATCGTTTGCGACCTCGACCGCTTCCAATGGTCGGATGAGGCATGGATGGAATACCGCGCCAAGCAGGCGTGGCACAAAAGGCCCCTGAGTATCTACGAAGTGCACCTCGGGTCATGGCAGCGCATGCCCGAGGACAACAACCGCCCGCTGAGCTACATCGAATTGTCGCACCGTCTCATTCCCTACTGCCTCGACATGGGTTTCACCCACATCGAGCTGATGCCGATAGCGGAGCATCCTTATGACGGTTCGTGGGGGTATCAGGTGGCCGGCTACTACGCGCCGACCAGCCGTTTCGGGAACCCGGACGAGTTCCGGCATTTCATCGACAACTGCCACAAGGCGGGCATCGGCGTGATCCTCGACTGGGTGCCGGCGCATTTCCCGAAGGACGCGCACGGATTGGCCAGATTCGACGGCACGCACCTTTACGAGCACGAGGATCCGCGGCAGGGAGAACACCGCGACTGGGGCACGCACATTTTCAACTACGGGCGCAACGAGGTGCGGAATTTTCTCATCGCAAACGGATTGTTCTGGTTCGACCGCTACCACATCGACGGCCTGCGCGTGGATGCTGTCGCCTCGATGCTTTACCTGGACTACTCGCGAGAGCCGGGCCAATGGGTGCCGAATTGCTTCGGTGGCCGGGAAAACCTCGATGCGATTTATTTTTTGAAGCGCTTCAACGAGGTGAGCTACGAGCGCTTTCCGGGGATCATCAACATCGCCGAGGAATCAACCGCGTGGCCCGGCGTGTCGCGTCCGACTTATCTGGGCGGACTCGGCTTCAGCTTCAAATGGAACATGGGGTGGATGCACGACTTCCTCCATTACATGAGCCTCGACCCGGTTTACCGGCGCTACCATCAGGGCAGCATCACGTTTTCGCTGCTCTACGCCTTCCACGAGCATTTCATCCTGGTGCTCAGCCACGACGAAGTCGTGCACGGCAAGGGATCGCTGCTCGGCAAAATGCCCGGAGACATGTGGCAGAAGTTCGCCAATCTCCGCATGTTCTACGGGCTCATGTGGGCGCATCCCGGGAAAAAGCTGCTCTTCCAAGGCGGAGAGTTCGGCCAGTGGGAAGAGTGGCGCTACAACCAGAGCCTCGACTGGCACCTTACACAGTTCCCGCTGCATGCCGGGCTCTCACGCCTCGTCCAGCACCTCAACCATATCTATAAAAGCTACCCGGCCTTTTATGAACTGGATGATACCCACGAGGGCTTCGAGTGGATCGACTTCCACGATTCGGACAACAGCGTTGTCGCCTTCCTGCGCAAGTCGTTGGACGGCCAAATCCTCGTGTTTGCCATGAATGCCACGCCGGTGGTGCGTTCGGGCTACAGGATCGGCGTGCCGGAAACGGGCTTTTACCGGGAAATCCTCAACACCGACTCCGAGGTTTATGGCGGAGGCAATGTGGGCAACATGGGCGGTCTGCCCTCCGATGCCATCCCCTGGCAAGGCCGCGATCACTCCATCCAAATCGAACTGCCGCCTCTGGCAATTGTGGGTTTTGTGTTG